Part of the Flavobacteriales bacterium genome, AAGAAAGAAATACTTTGTTAATCATTTTTTTGTTTTTTTGTTTCTTTGTTTCTTTGTTTCTTTGTTTTTTTGTTTTGACTCCTTAATCAAATAGAAGTCAAGAAATAGAGCTTTAATTCTATACTATATAGCCCCAATCCAGCTTTATAAAAATCTTTTTTTCCACTTGGAAATGGTATTTCTACTTATATTAAACTCCAATGCTACACTCAGATTTGAAAGATTATTTTCTTTCTGATACGCCAAAATGTGTTTTATATAATCTTCACTATAGCTTTTTAAACGCTGTGTCCTTTGGTTATTAGATTCAGGTGAGATTATTTTTTTAATCATACCATTAAGTTGAATCATCTTTCTATAAGTTATCTCTTCTGATGGTTCTCTAGAAATCATGTTTAAAAGCTGGTTTCTCTGTTCTGTGGGAATTTTAATAGAATCGTCTTTTAGAAAATCTAGATAAAGTGTTTTGTAGTTGACACAATTCATAATACAGTATTTTTTATTTTTCTTTTCCAGCGATACAAAGTTGTTTTTGGTATCTTATACTTTTCCATAATTTCTTTAGGACTTAGTTCTCCAGAGACCCATTTATGAAGTATCCAATCAATGATTTCTGGACTATAAAGGTTTTTTCTAAAAACATACGAACTTTCTTCATCGCGTTCTCCGTTTTTTGATTTAGGCATTTTCGCTGTAGAAGCCGAGGGTTTATACAACTGCAAATGAGTATGATACAACATAAAGAAATTATACTCTAATAACTTACACCACTTTAAAA contains:
- a CDS encoding transposase, producing the protein MIKNFKEIHLGTHIKKVTELQEFDLGRACELFKCDKITIYEMFESEALETDIVLKWCKLLEYNFFMLYHTHLQLYKPSASTAKMPKSKNGERDEESSYVFRKNLYSPEIIDWILHKWVSGELSPKEIMEKYKIPKTTLYRWKRKIKNTVL